The Coregonus clupeaformis isolate EN_2021a chromosome 8, ASM2061545v1, whole genome shotgun sequence genome has a segment encoding these proteins:
- the nat16 gene encoding histidine N-acetyltransferase: protein MKIENSLPRPQLPETPPQTGLQFTVATEEDFEEIMAMSQDIYGGLDYLPTRYTAWLSESNRTVILARKQGKVIALESVCVIDDGDTMLVEGLRVAPQERGKGVAGVLLRFCSQLVKSKWPEVKVTRLTRDDQLGPKDFQKYRLITKQGILLVRFNAEDLKLRLSELGLHVTLPPSSEGTPQGSDTSLVPPVLLDLNEAHQMFLNSGLMSDVLPNATIVQDWQPFKPLPSNMAILLKKDIDWMVDDRDAPAVASLCTHPFRVPGGPYRVGDDTYYLNIDVFGKDIGLVLQQFLSHLRRHTATLKGHVMCQMFLDPPMWKPMAEFCRQTLKVELVKEYTEQCVVESDVM, encoded by the exons ATGAAGATTGAGAACAGCCTGCCCCGCCCCCAGCTCCCCGAGACCCCTCCCCAGACAGGCCTCCAGTTCACCGTGGCGACAGAGGAGGACTTTGAAGAGATCATGGCGATGAGCCAGGACATCTACGGAGGGCTGGACTACCTGCCGACCCGCTACACCGCCTGGCTCTCCGAGTCCAACCGCACCGTCATACTGGCCCGCAAGCAGGGCAAAGTG ATTGCCCTGGAGTCGGTGTGTGTGATAGATGACGGTGACACCATGCTGGTGGAGGGGTTACGTGTGGCCCCCCAGGAGAGGGGGAAGGGCGTGGCAGGGGTGCTTCTGCGGTTCTGCTCTCAGCTGGTCAAGTCCAAGTGGCCTGAGGTGAAGGTGACCAGGCTGACCCGCGACGACCAGCTGGGGCCCAAGGACTTTCAGAAGTACCGCCTCATCACCAAACAG GGCATCCTGCTAGTTCGCTTCAATGCCGAAGACCTCAAGCTCCGGCTCTCCGAACTGGGGCTGCATGTGACCCTACCCCCCTCCTCTGAGGGTACCCCCCAGGGTTCTGACACCTCCCTGGTTCCCCCGGTCCTTCTGGACCTCAACGAGGCCCACCAGATGTTCCTCAACTCTGGCCTGATGTCCGACGTACTCCCTAACGCTACCATCGTCCAGGACTGGCAGCCGTTCAAGCCCCTGCCCAGCAACATGGCCATTCTTCTGAAGAAG GACATCGACTGGATGGTGGACGACCGTGACGCCCCAGCCGTGGCCAGCCTCTGCACCCACCCCTTCCGGGTGCCCGGAGGTCCTTACCGAGTTGGTGACGACACATACTACCTCAACATCGACGTGTTCGGCAAGGACATAGGCCTGGTGCTCCAGCAGTTCCTGAGTCACCTCCGGCGCCACACAGCCACCCTGAAGGGGCACGTCATGTGCCAGATGTTTCTGGATCCTCCCATGTGGAAACCCATGGCCGAATTCTGTCGCCAGACATTGAAGGTGGAGCTGGTGAAGGAATATACAGAGCAGTGCGTGGTCGAGTCAGATGTCATGTAG